Proteins encoded in a region of the Geobacillus genomosp. 3 genome:
- a CDS encoding TRAP transporter small permease, which produces MTTFDVIARSVFNRPTVWATELCIYAIIGSCFLGSAYTLRTYSHITVDLLINVVPHRVQKILSYVSNAFGFIFSLIFTIYSLEHVLNTYKLGTTSSSLLRIPMYLPEMFLPIGGLLLCFAFILQIADGGVSKGGGHL; this is translated from the coding sequence ATGACGACGTTTGACGTTATCGCTAGATCAGTGTTTAATCGGCCGACTGTTTGGGCCACGGAATTATGTATATACGCAATTATTGGGAGCTGTTTTCTTGGTTCTGCCTATACACTTCGAACATATTCCCATATTACAGTTGATTTACTAATCAACGTTGTTCCACATAGGGTTCAAAAAATATTGTCATACGTTTCTAATGCATTTGGATTCATTTTCAGCCTTATTTTTACCATCTATAGTTTGGAGCATGTTTTAAACACGTATAAACTAGGGACAACCTCATCATCGCTATTGAGGATTCCTATGTATCTCCCGGAAATGTTTCTCCCTATAGGAGGTTTGTTGCTTTGTTTTGCCTTTATATTACAAATCGCTGATGGGGGAGTATCAAAAGGAGGAGGACATTTGTGA